In one window of Helianthus annuus cultivar XRQ/B chromosome 17, HanXRQr2.0-SUNRISE, whole genome shotgun sequence DNA:
- the LOC110923826 gene encoding uncharacterized protein LOC110923826 → MSSAIHPVVIVTNIKALIPITLDIENGHYTAWSKLFKIHCISYDVYDHLQPKKTTETSSSSDIDKAKDATSSSLSWERLDSIVLQWIYGTISTDLLHTILKPNTNAYAIWTALANIFQDNKATRTINLNNKFASTRLEQFPSMMAYCQALKVIYDQLTNVGSPITEEQLVLQLLMGLTEAYESTATIIQQTSPLPDFYETRSRLCMAETRKVNQVRNAAQAAGTALVATSDSHPPPNSENPDSRSGSSRYEARSDSNRDQNTRGRGHGRGRGRGRGGSAGRGRGNSTTQFTGQHGYPPWPFGFNSWAGLTTPTLGLLGLLLLHVRIPQFHSERHPPMPVS, encoded by the coding sequence ATGTCATCTGCTATTCATCCAGTAGTTATTGTCACAAACATCAAAGCGCTAATCCCCATCACTCTTGACATCGAGAATGGTCATTACACAGCTTGGTCGAAGTTATTCAAAATTCATTGCATCTCCTATGATGTATATGATCATCTTCAGCCGAAGAAAACCACTGAGACTTCCTCCTCATCCGATATAGACAAAGCAAAAGATGCGACCTCTTCTTCTCTTTCGTGGGAACGTCTCGATTCCATTGTCTTACAATGGATTTACGGGACGATTTCCACCGATCTTCTGCACACTATTCTGAAGCCCAACACCAATGCATACGCCATTTGGACGGCGTTGGCAAATATTTTTCAAGATAATAAGGCCACGCGAACTATCAATCTGAATAACAAGTTTGCCAGCACACGTCTTGAACAATTTCCCTCCATGATGGCATACTGCCAGGCGCTCAAGGTAATATATGATCAACTTACTAACGTTGGTTCTCCCATCACTGAAGAACAATTGGTATTACAACTGCTCATGGGCCTTACGGAAGCATATGAGAGCACTGCTACCATCATTCAACAAACCAGTCCTTTACCGGACTTCTATGAGACTCGATCAAGACTATGTATGGCTGAGACGCGCAAAGTAAATCAAGTCCGCAATGCAGCCCAAGCCGCCGGTACCGCTCTCGTGGCGACGTCTGACTCTCATCCGCCGCCAAATTCTGAGAATCCTGACTCTCGGTCAGGCTCTAGTCGCTATGAAGCTCGCTCAGATTCAAATCGGGATCAAAACACCCGTGGAAGAGGTCACGGTCGCGGCCGTGGCCGCGGACGCGGTGGTTCAGCAGGTAGGGGACGCGGTAATTCTACTACACAGTTCACGGGTCAGCATGGGTACCCGCCTTGGCCGTTTGGGTTCAACTCTTGGGCCGGCCTAACTACCCCTACCCTTGGGCTCCTTGGACTACTGCTCCTCCATGTCCGTATCCCTCAGTTCCACAGCGAACGCCACCCACCAATGCCGGTATCCTAG